From [Clostridium] symbiosum, a single genomic window includes:
- a CDS encoding DUF1667 domain-containing protein codes for MKKEIICTICPLGCHITVTGEGDRIESIEGYTCKRGEEYGKQEFAHPVRILTSTVKLTGGEQPLLPVRSEKPVPRELLVSCMGVLKETSVSVPVKRYDVIVENICGSGVNIVASDTVE; via the coding sequence ATGAAAAAAGAGATTATCTGTACAATCTGCCCGCTGGGCTGCCATATCACGGTGACCGGCGAAGGCGACAGGATTGAATCAATAGAAGGATATACCTGCAAAAGGGGCGAAGAATACGGAAAGCAGGAGTTTGCCCATCCGGTAAGAATACTGACCAGCACGGTAAAGCTTACGGGCGGGGAGCAGCCCCTCCTCCCGGTGCGCTCCGAGAAACCGGTTCCCAGGGAACTGCTGGTTTCCTGCATGGGTGTCCTTAAGGAGACATCGGTGAGCGTTCCGGTTAAACGTTATGACGTGATTGTGGAAAATATCTGCGGAAGCGGAGTCAATATCGTAGCGTCTGACACCGTAGAATGA
- the ggt gene encoding gamma-glutamyltransferase: protein MPNRPYLGREVSEIAMYKPHVSGTEGAVSCNNPYAASAGLEMMKKGGNAIDAAVAVSLVLGVVEPYHCGIGGGCFHIVYHKESDEFFAVDARGVAPIHAWQDMFLDENGEVDLNLTEFSGRAVAVPAFYRAMDNVLKKYGTMTWKDVSRPAIRLCREGFKCGFAYARISNTPEAEHNKAEYEGFAELYLNGGKPREFGEIITNPDLADTMEGVAEHGVDWFYNGPVADDMVAHVQKHKGVLVKEDLEKCAPIERKPVRGTYRGYDVVSMAPPSSGGSHIIQMLNILEHFDLKGMGFHSADSTHVLAETMKLMFADRSVAMGDPDFVEVQVEKIISKEYAEELAAKIDMNEAKEFAPTDGIEAKEYRGCTSHFSVMDKEGNVFVQTQTIRNWWGCGVVIPGRGFIMNNTMADFSPKAGVRTTQGLAYGMANAVRPGKTPLSSMSPTIVLKDQEPVLAVGSAGGPRIITSTLQLIINTLDYGMMMDSAVKTPHMCCLTKDQGLELEEGFSPDTVKLLEEKGHKVIGTSDFGVLLVMPNGIMKKDGQLFPGGTSRVDGGGGVLTKDGTVAIDGLCFEP from the coding sequence ATGCCAAACAGACCATATCTTGGAAGGGAAGTATCTGAAATAGCAATGTATAAGCCGCATGTATCCGGTACGGAGGGGGCAGTGAGCTGCAATAACCCCTATGCCGCGTCAGCGGGGCTTGAAATGATGAAAAAGGGAGGAAACGCCATCGACGCAGCCGTTGCGGTGTCCCTGGTCCTGGGAGTTGTGGAGCCGTACCATTGCGGTATCGGCGGAGGCTGTTTCCATATCGTATATCACAAAGAATCGGATGAATTTTTTGCCGTGGATGCCAGAGGCGTGGCTCCGATTCACGCATGGCAGGACATGTTCCTGGATGAAAACGGCGAGGTGGATTTAAACCTGACCGAATTTTCCGGCAGGGCCGTGGCCGTACCGGCTTTCTACCGAGCCATGGACAATGTGCTTAAGAAATACGGGACCATGACATGGAAAGACGTCTCCAGACCGGCCATCCGTCTGTGCCGTGAAGGTTTTAAGTGTGGCTTTGCCTATGCAAGGATCTCCAATACGCCGGAGGCCGAGCATAACAAGGCGGAATATGAAGGTTTTGCCGAGCTTTACCTGAACGGAGGAAAGCCGAGGGAGTTTGGCGAGATTATCACAAACCCCGATCTGGCCGATACGATGGAAGGCGTGGCGGAGCATGGTGTGGACTGGTTCTACAACGGCCCGGTTGCCGATGATATGGTGGCGCATGTACAGAAACACAAAGGCGTCCTTGTAAAAGAGGATCTGGAAAAATGTGCGCCGATCGAGAGGAAGCCGGTAAGAGGCACATACAGAGGCTATGACGTGGTATCCATGGCGCCGCCGTCCTCTGGCGGAAGCCACATCATACAGATGTTAAATATTCTGGAACATTTTGATTTAAAGGGAATGGGATTCCATTCAGCGGACAGCACCCATGTGCTGGCCGAGACGATGAAACTGATGTTTGCAGACCGCTCTGTGGCCATGGGTGACCCGGATTTTGTGGAAGTACAGGTTGAAAAGATTATTTCCAAGGAATACGCGGAGGAACTGGCAGCTAAAATTGATATGAATGAGGCGAAGGAATTTGCCCCGACGGATGGAATTGAAGCAAAAGAGTACAGAGGCTGTACCTCCCATTTCTCGGTCATGGATAAAGAGGGTAACGTATTTGTGCAGACCCAGACAATCCGTAACTGGTGGGGCTGCGGCGTCGTAATCCCGGGCAGGGGATTTATCATGAACAACACCATGGCCGACTTCAGCCCGAAGGCCGGAGTCAGGACGACACAGGGGCTTGCCTACGGCATGGCCAATGCGGTGCGTCCCGGAAAGACTCCGCTTTCCAGTATGTCTCCTACTATTGTCCTGAAAGATCAGGAGCCGGTTCTGGCCGTTGGCAGCGCCGGAGGCCCAAGAATTATTACCAGCACACTTCAGTTGATTATCAATACGCTGGATTACGGCATGATGATGGATTCTGCGGTAAAAACGCCCCATATGTGCTGCCTGACAAAGGATCAGGGCCTGGAACTGGAGGAAGGATTCTCTCCTGACACGGTGAAACTCCTGGAGGAAAAGGGCCACAAAGTAATTGGAACGTCGGATTTCGGGGTGCTTCTCGTTATGCCGAACGGCATTATGAAGAAGGACGGACAGCTCTTCCCGGGCGGAACGAGCCGGGTAGACGGCGGGGGCGGAGTGCTCACGAAAGACGGAACCGTGGCCATCGACGGATTGTGTTTTGAACCGTAA
- a CDS encoding sodium:solute symporter family protein, whose amino-acid sequence MLVATWIITFTLIIGVGIYAGTKITSANQWSGGDKTMGAFAIGAVLGAWQIGGMSIVGAAQNGYTMGIAGCWYSIAGGLYFLLVGLLSKVLRQNMVSEALPDFLARRYSTPLARLQSYIWVVFGCIYIPIQLKTIASIIQIVIPGFNSAAAMVCGVTIAAVYTGFAGMKGSSAIGRIVCISTYVLLIIFVVKNLAGFGGYSGLIAQLPKDYDKLIVPAMPKQQIFAWAVGGALSSAVMQSVLQPVLAAKDAKAGRNGCIIGYIFAAPICILTAMIGMMGRAANDGLGDGATAFAWTIKEFSSPLYAGVIFAVCTMIIAATMATMMMATGTILTNIYKNQINTKASDKQILNVSRWGTIILAFFTLIPGFLIPSAQLTDLFLTLTYSVTAPFSFCVIIGILWKKVNSKAATASAAVGIIVAIAWVILGLNAKLNIVYPVIIASYTVGIIVTLLTSKEDAVKTQ is encoded by the coding sequence ATGTTAGTAGCAACATGGATTATCACATTTACATTAATTATCGGAGTAGGAATCTATGCGGGAACTAAAATCACCAGCGCCAACCAGTGGTCCGGCGGCGATAAGACGATGGGGGCGTTCGCTATCGGAGCCGTTCTCGGAGCCTGGCAGATAGGCGGCATGAGCATCGTGGGCGCGGCACAGAACGGTTACACGATGGGTATTGCCGGATGCTGGTATTCCATAGCGGGAGGCCTGTATTTTCTGCTGGTGGGACTATTGTCCAAGGTGCTCCGCCAGAATATGGTCAGCGAGGCCCTTCCCGATTTCCTGGCCAGGAGATATTCGACTCCGTTAGCCAGACTCCAGTCCTATATCTGGGTGGTATTTGGATGCATCTACATTCCGATTCAGCTTAAAACTATTGCTTCCATTATCCAGATTGTTATTCCCGGATTCAACTCTGCGGCAGCTATGGTCTGCGGCGTTACAATTGCGGCCGTGTATACAGGATTCGCCGGCATGAAGGGTTCATCCGCCATCGGCCGTATCGTCTGCATCTCCACTTACGTGCTGCTGATTATATTCGTGGTTAAAAATCTGGCCGGATTTGGTGGATACTCAGGTCTGATTGCCCAGCTTCCAAAAGATTATGATAAACTGATTGTTCCCGCCATGCCGAAACAGCAGATATTTGCCTGGGCGGTCGGAGGCGCCCTGAGCTCGGCGGTTATGCAGTCGGTGCTTCAGCCGGTTCTGGCGGCAAAGGATGCAAAAGCAGGACGGAACGGATGTATTATCGGTTACATTTTCGCGGCTCCTATCTGTATTTTAACAGCCATGATCGGTATGATGGGCCGTGCCGCCAATGACGGCCTGGGTGACGGTGCCACAGCATTTGCCTGGACAATTAAAGAATTCAGCTCTCCGCTCTATGCAGGAGTCATTTTCGCAGTCTGCACCATGATTATTGCCGCAACAATGGCAACCATGATGATGGCGACCGGAACTATCCTCACAAATATTTATAAGAACCAGATTAACACAAAGGCATCCGACAAACAGATCCTGAATGTATCCCGCTGGGGAACCATCATTCTGGCATTCTTTACACTGATTCCGGGTTTCCTGATTCCGTCCGCACAGCTGACTGACCTGTTCCTGACCCTGACCTACAGCGTTACGGCTCCGTTCAGCTTCTGCGTGATCATCGGCATCCTCTGGAAAAAGGTGAATTCCAAAGCAGCCACGGCCAGCGCGGCGGTTGGAATTATCGTAGCCATAGCCTGGGTGATTCTGGGACTGAATGCAAAGCTTAATATCGTATATCCGGTTATTATCGCCAGCTACACCGTGGGAATTATTGTAACGCTTCTGACCTCCAAAGAGGATGCGGTGAAAACACAGTAA
- a CDS encoding NAD(P)/FAD-dependent oxidoreductase produces MYEIACDVVIIGGGPAGLSAAVAAKKEGAGKVLIIERDEKLGGILQQCIHPGFGLTYFNQELTGPEYAGRFKEEALELGTEALLNSMVLEVLPEENAVICVNSEYGMTRVTSKSIVLAMGCRERTRAGIMIPGTRPAGVYTAGAAQRLINRQNAVVGKNIVILGSGDIGMIMARRMTLEGAKVLAVVELQDYLAGLTRNKVQCLDDFGIPLKLSHTVTRIAGNERVEGVFVAAVDENKKPLRETEEYIACDTLLLSVGLIPENELSRKAQIAISPVTNGPVVNQYMQTSEENLFACGNVVHVNDLVDNVTVESMNAGKYAARYAKGELPEAVKEVIAVPGANVRYLCPHKVRVAEEDETVRLFFRVTAPDQNVTLITKSGDNVLSRKKEMRVNPGEMCHVDIKTSEITGDDVTVEVVGQEA; encoded by the coding sequence ATGTACGAAATTGCTTGTGACGTGGTGATTATTGGCGGCGGCCCAGCCGGCCTGTCCGCAGCGGTGGCTGCCAAGAAAGAGGGAGCAGGAAAGGTATTGATTATAGAGAGAGATGAAAAGCTTGGAGGCATTTTGCAGCAGTGCATCCATCCGGGATTTGGCCTGACTTATTTCAATCAGGAATTAACGGGACCGGAGTATGCGGGACGTTTTAAGGAGGAGGCCTTGGAGCTGGGGACAGAGGCGTTGTTAAACTCCATGGTCCTGGAGGTGCTCCCCGAAGAAAATGCGGTAATCTGCGTTAACTCCGAATACGGCATGACGAGGGTGACGTCTAAGAGCATTGTGCTCGCCATGGGCTGCCGTGAGAGAACAAGAGCAGGTATTATGATTCCGGGAACCAGGCCTGCGGGAGTTTACACGGCCGGCGCCGCTCAGCGCCTGATTAACCGCCAGAACGCGGTGGTGGGAAAAAACATCGTAATTTTGGGTTCCGGTGATATAGGAATGATTATGGCGAGAAGGATGACGCTGGAGGGAGCAAAGGTTCTGGCAGTGGTGGAACTGCAGGACTATCTGGCCGGACTGACAAGAAATAAGGTGCAGTGTCTCGACGACTTTGGGATACCGCTCAAACTGTCCCATACCGTGACCCGGATTGCAGGCAATGAGAGAGTGGAAGGCGTTTTCGTAGCCGCAGTGGATGAGAATAAAAAACCTCTCCGGGAGACGGAAGAGTACATAGCCTGTGACACATTGCTCCTGTCCGTAGGGCTGATTCCGGAGAATGAGCTGAGCAGAAAGGCACAAATCGCTATTTCCCCGGTCACGAACGGACCGGTGGTTAATCAGTATATGCAAACATCGGAGGAAAACCTGTTTGCCTGCGGAAACGTGGTCCATGTAAATGATTTGGTGGACAATGTGACCGTGGAGAGCATGAACGCGGGAAAATATGCGGCCCGCTATGCAAAAGGGGAACTGCCGGAAGCAGTAAAAGAAGTCATAGCCGTTCCGGGAGCAAATGTGCGTTATCTCTGCCCGCATAAGGTGAGGGTGGCTGAGGAGGACGAGACAGTCCGTCTCTTTTTCCGGGTGACGGCTCCGGATCAAAATGTGACGCTTATTACAAAATCAGGCGACAATGTTCTGTCCCGTAAAAAGGAAATGCGCGTTAATCCCGGTGAGATGTGCCATGTGGATATAAAAACATCGGAGATAACAGGGGATGATGTCACGGTAGAAGTAGTGGGACAGGAGGCGTAA
- a CDS encoding MATE family efflux transporter, which produces MSEANLDAKYIQMTQTPVESLICRLAVPTIISNLITTFYNMADTFFIGRISTSASGAVGIAFSVMAAIQAVGFFFGQGSGNNISRLLGRQETDKAGKLAAVGFYSALIGGAAIAFLGLFFLEPLCMMLGSTETILPYAKDYLKYILIGAPYMAASLVLNNQLRFEGSAFYGMIGLTTGALLNIILDPILIFGFHMGISGAALATIISQFVSFCLLYWGVRRAGNVLIRFKNFRPSVYFYKMILNGGLPSLCRQSISGIAMICLNTAARPYGDAAIAAMAIVSRITNFTNSILLGFGQGFQPVCGFNYGAKLYGRVKKGFWFCVKIGTVFLLILAAVEFAAAPLLIQLFRKGDAQVLEIGVKALRLQCLTYGLNGWVMISNMMMQTTGKMFRASFMGVSRQGIFLIPAVLVLPAFIGILGIQIAQPLADCITFVVCLVLQTGLLREMSREEKENERLQAEASGPDYMGG; this is translated from the coding sequence ATGAGTGAGGCAAACCTGGACGCAAAATACATTCAGATGACGCAGACGCCTGTGGAGAGCCTGATTTGCAGGCTGGCGGTTCCGACGATCATCAGCAACCTGATCACTACATTTTACAACATGGCAGACACCTTTTTTATCGGCAGAATCAGCACCAGCGCCTCCGGCGCAGTGGGAATCGCTTTTTCCGTCATGGCGGCTATACAGGCCGTGGGCTTTTTCTTCGGCCAGGGTTCGGGGAACAATATTTCCAGGCTCCTGGGCAGGCAGGAGACGGACAAGGCGGGAAAACTGGCCGCGGTCGGCTTTTACTCGGCTTTAATAGGAGGAGCGGCCATTGCCTTTCTCGGGCTTTTTTTCCTTGAACCGCTCTGTATGATGCTCGGTTCCACGGAGACCATTCTTCCTTATGCCAAGGACTATCTCAAATATATTCTCATCGGCGCGCCCTATATGGCGGCTTCACTGGTGCTCAACAACCAGCTTCGTTTTGAGGGAAGTGCATTTTACGGAATGATAGGCCTGACGACGGGAGCCCTGCTCAACATCATACTGGATCCGATCCTGATATTCGGATTCCATATGGGAATATCGGGCGCCGCCCTGGCTACCATCATCAGTCAGTTTGTCAGCTTCTGCCTGCTGTACTGGGGAGTCAGAAGGGCAGGCAACGTCCTGATACGGTTTAAGAATTTCAGGCCGTCGGTCTACTTCTATAAAATGATATTAAACGGCGGTCTGCCTTCGCTGTGCCGTCAGTCTATCTCAGGCATTGCCATGATCTGCCTGAACACGGCGGCCAGGCCCTATGGGGATGCCGCCATCGCAGCCATGGCCATTGTATCCAGGATTACCAACTTTACGAATTCCATCCTTCTCGGTTTTGGACAGGGATTCCAGCCAGTGTGCGGCTTTAATTACGGCGCAAAGCTCTATGGTCGGGTGAAAAAAGGATTCTGGTTCTGCGTGAAAATCGGGACCGTGTTTCTCCTGATCCTGGCTGCGGTGGAATTTGCCGCTGCTCCTCTCCTGATTCAGCTTTTCCGGAAAGGCGACGCGCAGGTACTGGAGATAGGAGTGAAAGCGCTCAGGCTCCAATGCCTTACATACGGTTTGAACGGCTGGGTTATGATCAGCAATATGATGATGCAGACGACGGGAAAGATGTTCCGCGCTTCATTTATGGGCGTGTCGAGGCAGGGCATATTCCTGATTCCGGCCGTGCTCGTGCTGCCGGCTTTTATCGGCATTCTGGGAATCCAGATTGCACAGCCGCTGGCCGACTGCATCACGTTTGTCGTCTGCCTGGTTCTGCAGACCGGGCTTTTGCGGGAGATGAGCAGGGAAGAGAAGGAAAATGAAAGACTTCAGGCGGAAGCTTCCGGCCCGGATTATATGGGAGGATAG
- a CDS encoding DeoR/GlpR family DNA-binding transcription regulator, giving the protein MVFDRREKIIAMLNRDGMVKVSELVQLFQVSVETIRRDLEHLEKQGLLSRVYGGAVANKKRGIEPHIELRQTEHYAEKCAIGERAVDFVDDGDVIAIDLGTTTLEFAKALAGKKRSLTVLTNSIPIAVALSEDDGTRVFLVGGEVRKRELSVSGHLADENMRLFQTDKVFLGVGGLTENFGITDFHVEETPFRRIGIKKTQKVFALCDHSKFGVTAMNHVCDLGEIDVLITDRETDKKRVSRFRDQGVEVYLA; this is encoded by the coding sequence ATGGTTTTTGATCGAAGAGAGAAAATAATTGCGATGCTGAACCGCGACGGCATGGTCAAGGTGAGTGAACTGGTGCAGTTGTTCCAGGTGTCGGTGGAAACAATACGCCGCGATTTGGAACATCTGGAGAAACAGGGGCTTTTAAGCCGTGTTTACGGAGGCGCCGTGGCCAACAAGAAGCGGGGAATCGAACCGCATATTGAGTTGAGGCAGACGGAGCATTACGCGGAAAAATGCGCAATTGGGGAGCGGGCCGTCGATTTTGTGGATGACGGTGACGTGATTGCCATCGATTTGGGCACAACGACCCTGGAATTTGCCAAAGCGCTGGCAGGGAAAAAGCGGAGCCTGACGGTTCTGACCAATTCGATCCCGATTGCCGTGGCGCTCTCGGAGGACGACGGCACCCGTGTGTTCCTGGTCGGTGGAGAGGTAAGAAAAAGGGAGCTGTCTGTTTCAGGACATCTGGCCGATGAGAATATGAGATTATTCCAGACCGATAAGGTGTTTCTGGGGGTCGGCGGCCTGACGGAGAATTTCGGAATCACAGATTTCCATGTGGAAGAGACACCGTTTCGCAGAATCGGGATTAAAAAGACACAGAAGGTATTCGCGCTGTGCGATCACAGCAAATTCGGAGTCACGGCGATGAACCATGTCTGCGACCTCGGGGAAATCGATGTTTTGATAACAGATCGTGAGACGGATAAAAAGAGGGTCAGCCGGTTCCGGGACCAGGGAGTGGAGGTTTATCTGGCATAG
- a CDS encoding NAD(P)/FAD-dependent oxidoreductase — protein sequence MKTDVVIIGAGAVGCAIARELSRYKLDVTVVDKNEDIGGDASKSNSAIIHTGYDASPGTLESQLVVAANPMYDKLAEELDVPFKRIGAILPAITQEQFEKLPEIKHKAFLNRVYDVEYKTGEELLKMEPNLNPEVKGGLYIPRESIIDPFILVQALAENANENGVNFLLNTKVTDIRTENGAVKEVVTTGGTITADYVINAAALYCDEIAAMVGKADYKVVARRGQFYILDKNTDCQVKQIVLPIPTKVTKGKLMCPTIHGNMLVGPTAEDLDNKTDKSVTSDGLVSILEDVKRLIPGVNIRDSITQYSGLRPNRNPEGLHVDVYDDLKGYINLSGVRSTGLTLSVAMGVYVADLMRETGAVMEPKEHFTERRKGVLRFHELDREEQDEAVKMNPLYGKIVCRCETVTEGEILDCIRRPLGARSMDAVKRRVRAGMGRCQGGFCGPKVIEILARELGITVEEVNKNNEGSYMVAGKTR from the coding sequence ATGAAAACAGATGTTGTAATCATTGGCGCAGGAGCGGTAGGCTGCGCGATTGCGAGGGAGCTGTCCAGATATAAACTGGATGTGACTGTAGTTGATAAAAATGAGGACATTGGAGGAGACGCCTCCAAATCCAACAGCGCCATCATCCATACCGGCTACGACGCATCACCGGGAACGCTGGAATCCCAGCTCGTGGTGGCGGCCAATCCAATGTATGATAAGCTCGCTGAGGAACTGGATGTTCCCTTTAAACGGATTGGCGCTATACTGCCGGCCATTACACAGGAGCAGTTCGAAAAGCTGCCGGAGATTAAGCATAAGGCATTTTTAAACCGCGTTTACGATGTGGAATATAAAACGGGAGAGGAACTTCTCAAAATGGAGCCAAACCTGAACCCGGAGGTGAAAGGCGGACTGTATATTCCAAGGGAGAGCATCATCGATCCCTTTATCCTGGTGCAGGCGCTGGCAGAGAACGCCAATGAAAACGGGGTGAACTTTCTTCTGAACACAAAGGTGACGGATATCCGGACAGAAAACGGGGCCGTAAAAGAAGTAGTTACCACAGGGGGAACCATCACGGCCGATTATGTAATTAATGCTGCCGCCCTCTACTGCGATGAGATTGCCGCAATGGTTGGCAAGGCGGATTACAAGGTGGTGGCCAGGAGAGGGCAGTTCTACATTCTGGATAAAAATACGGACTGCCAGGTAAAGCAGATTGTGCTCCCGATTCCGACAAAGGTAACCAAGGGAAAACTGATGTGCCCGACTATTCACGGAAATATGCTGGTGGGGCCGACGGCGGAGGATTTAGACAACAAGACTGATAAATCCGTGACCTCAGACGGCCTCGTCAGCATTCTCGAAGACGTAAAGCGGCTGATTCCGGGTGTCAATATCCGTGACAGCATTACACAGTACAGCGGCCTGCGTCCAAACAGGAACCCGGAGGGGCTGCATGTGGACGTATACGATGATTTGAAAGGTTACATCAACCTGTCGGGCGTCCGTTCCACCGGGCTGACACTCTCAGTTGCCATGGGAGTTTACGTGGCCGATTTGATGCGTGAAACGGGAGCCGTCATGGAGCCGAAGGAACACTTTACAGAGAGAAGGAAAGGCGTTCTCCGTTTCCACGAACTGGACAGGGAAGAACAGGACGAGGCGGTGAAGATGAACCCGCTTTACGGGAAGATTGTGTGCCGCTGTGAGACCGTCACAGAGGGAGAAATTCTGGACTGTATCCGCAGACCGTTGGGAGCCAGAAGCATGGATGCGGTAAAACGCCGCGTCAGGGCAGGAATGGGACGGTGCCAGGGAGGATTCTGCGGCCCGAAGGTCATTGAAATCCTGGCCCGCGAACTGGGTATCACGGTGGAAGAAGTGAACAAGAACAATGAAGGCTCTTACATGGTTGCCGGTAAGACGAGATAG
- the glpK gene encoding glycerol kinase GlpK translates to MGIDQGTTGTTVLLLDGEWNLAAQAHKEHRQYYPRPGWVEHDPEEILRQVTEAACEVMKKAGALAKEVQCIGIDNQGETVVVWDKETGKPVYPAIVWQDRRTAAWVEQFKDGERKMIREKTGLHADAYFGATKIGWILNTVEGARTRAEEGKLLAGPLDAWFLWNLTGGRVFATDYSTASRTMLFNIHEKKWDEDLLKLFDIPANILPAIRCTAGDYGSAYLEGADGQEAFIPITGNIVDQQAALFGQACLEEGMAKTTYGTGCFMLMNTGTRPVYSESGLLTSVAWKLKEDEMRFELDGGIYVAGSVITWMKNKMNLIESAEETNQLAVSVPDTAGVYFVPAMTGLAAPYWDPYARGMLIGITPGTEKAHIVRAALESIAYQVKDILELMEKDSGIKIKTMRADGGIASNDFLMQFQADILGIPVDVPVISETTALGAAYIAAYGIGQFNELSEIESNWKLKKRYLPRIDENQRKKLMARWHRAVERAKGWIEEDENQETKQ, encoded by the coding sequence ATGGGAATTGACCAGGGAACGACGGGGACGACGGTTCTGCTGCTGGATGGGGAATGGAATCTGGCGGCGCAGGCTCATAAAGAGCACAGACAATACTACCCCCGGCCCGGATGGGTAGAGCATGATCCGGAAGAAATACTCAGACAGGTGACGGAAGCGGCCTGTGAGGTAATGAAGAAGGCGGGAGCTCTGGCAAAAGAGGTGCAGTGCATCGGCATCGATAATCAGGGAGAGACGGTTGTAGTGTGGGACAAAGAGACCGGGAAGCCGGTTTATCCGGCCATCGTCTGGCAGGATCGGCGGACAGCCGCATGGGTGGAGCAGTTTAAAGACGGGGAACGGAAGATGATACGTGAAAAGACGGGACTCCATGCGGATGCCTATTTCGGCGCGACAAAGATAGGATGGATTCTGAACACGGTGGAAGGAGCCAGGACAAGGGCGGAAGAAGGGAAACTTCTGGCAGGTCCACTGGATGCATGGTTCTTATGGAATTTGACGGGCGGCCGTGTGTTTGCCACCGATTACTCTACCGCGTCGCGGACCATGCTCTTTAATATCCACGAAAAAAAGTGGGATGAAGATCTTCTAAAGCTTTTTGATATTCCGGCAAACATACTTCCGGCGATACGATGCACAGCAGGAGATTACGGCAGCGCCTATCTTGAGGGAGCGGACGGACAAGAGGCGTTTATACCGATCACGGGAAATATCGTGGATCAGCAGGCCGCGCTTTTCGGCCAGGCCTGTCTTGAGGAAGGAATGGCAAAGACAACGTATGGGACAGGATGTTTCATGCTGATGAATACGGGGACACGCCCCGTCTATTCGGAGTCGGGGCTTTTAACAAGCGTAGCCTGGAAATTAAAAGAAGACGAGATGAGGTTCGAGCTGGATGGAGGAATCTATGTGGCAGGTTCGGTCATCACCTGGATGAAAAATAAGATGAACCTGATAGAGTCTGCGGAGGAGACGAATCAACTGGCCGTCTCGGTCCCGGATACGGCGGGTGTTTACTTCGTGCCTGCGATGACGGGCCTTGCGGCTCCTTACTGGGATCCGTATGCGAGAGGCATGCTGATCGGCATTACCCCGGGAACCGAAAAGGCCCATATTGTAAGGGCGGCCCTTGAGAGCATTGCATACCAGGTCAAAGATATCCTGGAACTGATGGAAAAGGATTCAGGAATAAAAATTAAGACGATGAGGGCGGACGGGGGAATTGCATCTAATGATTTTCTGATGCAGTTCCAGGCGGATATCCTGGGGATCCCGGTGGATGTTCCGGTTATTTCCGAGACAACTGCGCTGGGAGCCGCCTACATAGCCGCTTATGGCATAGGCCAGTTCAATGAACTGAGCGAGATAGAGAGCAACTGGAAACTGAAAAAGCGATATCTTCCGCGAATTGATGAAAATCAGAGGAAGAAGCTCATGGCCAGATGGCATCGCGCTGTGGAGCGCGCCAAAGGCTGGATTGAAGAAGACGAAAACCAGGAAACAAAACAATAG
- a CDS encoding helix-turn-helix domain-containing protein gives MKMTEAMGEKTNFFSQQPFWEVTKQRENSLLRTEDFELRVLRYNVNQGCTGLNCIPGVGQLGLTFSVQEKEASAYVFGVLPEKKEIPMYGIEKALMVQFAPGSFTCATGIPADEVPPEGLKLGEVFPWAMPMVENINAVDSEKEHFMLLGQFLAQCQEKKGERRENEEKMAASIAHYMMQRSRSVRMKELEECYGYTARTLQKLVLKNVGITPKQLNLQICLQSAIRQMSQSKGGSLTEMSHQMDFYDQSHFNRIFRKMTGLCPGEYLKWLQNRKVTGKITC, from the coding sequence ATGAAAATGACAGAAGCGATGGGCGAAAAAACAAATTTTTTCTCTCAGCAGCCATTTTGGGAGGTGACGAAACAGAGAGAAAATTCACTGCTGAGAACGGAGGATTTTGAACTCAGGGTACTGCGCTACAATGTGAACCAGGGGTGTACCGGATTAAACTGCATACCGGGCGTAGGTCAGTTGGGGCTGACATTCTCGGTTCAGGAAAAAGAAGCTTCGGCCTATGTGTTCGGGGTACTGCCGGAGAAGAAGGAAATACCGATGTACGGAATTGAAAAGGCGCTGATGGTACAGTTCGCTCCGGGCAGCTTTACATGCGCCACCGGAATCCCGGCCGATGAGGTGCCGCCTGAAGGGCTGAAACTGGGGGAGGTGTTCCCGTGGGCTATGCCGATGGTGGAGAATATCAATGCGGTGGACAGTGAGAAAGAGCATTTTATGCTGCTGGGCCAGTTTTTGGCCCAGTGTCAGGAGAAGAAGGGGGAAAGAAGGGAAAACGAGGAAAAGATGGCGGCATCCATCGCACACTATATGATGCAGAGAAGCCGTTCCGTACGGATGAAGGAGCTGGAGGAATGCTATGGCTACACGGCCAGAACGCTTCAGAAACTGGTTCTCAAAAATGTGGGGATCACGCCGAAGCAGCTGAACCTTCAGATATGCCTGCAAAGCGCCATCCGGCAGATGTCACAGAGCAAAGGAGGCTCGTTGACGGAGATGTCCCACCAGATGGATTTTTATGATCAGTCCCATTTTAACAGAATTTTCCGCAAAATGACGGGTTTATGTCCGGGAGAGTATTTGAAATGGCTGCAGAACAGGAAGGTTACGGGGAAGATAACATGTTAG